The following are from one region of the Orenia metallireducens genome:
- a CDS encoding peptidase S7 produces the protein MKVKGIATFIVDRLVERSNHLSQGRSAGAIGFINQEGYIDSMTEIVNGGISGLPYRQMLSKIAKTDGESLLEIINQLPENAVVITTNPGKTGIIVGTGGLDIFNIPLISIGVKMGKAAGVGLIYPKKEYFDLSTESEDIQLHRLTAKTMEEEREILRESFNLQLNYLDICKELEQVDIPEGEISLVQVPEKEWQIPAIKVNSIDKEFAKRLVDKSIEVEQGREVAAIGEIIDGHIIQKGEIVVGGMGYVPSRMLASSYTDISGISLKEAYTDIIPHNIAIVHTHPGGTGVMHMGDAMAGPGSWGRPVIAIGHDKDGVIKGATVIELREEVAKLADEYEEVGQNYYNAQTPEEEAEIRKRRFGIAQEYTDLCKPLELK, from the coding sequence ATGAAAGTTAAAGGAATAGCAACTTTTATAGTAGATAGATTGGTTGAAAGAAGTAATCATTTAAGTCAAGGTCGTTCAGCAGGAGCGATAGGATTTATTAATCAAGAAGGATATATCGATTCAATGACTGAAATAGTTAATGGTGGAATATCTGGTCTACCTTATCGGCAGATGTTATCTAAGATTGCTAAGACTGATGGAGAGTCTCTATTGGAGATTATCAATCAGTTACCTGAAAATGCAGTGGTTATTACCACAAATCCTGGTAAGACTGGTATTATTGTAGGTACAGGTGGTCTTGATATCTTCAATATTCCACTGATTAGTATTGGAGTCAAGATGGGCAAAGCAGCTGGAGTAGGATTGATTTATCCTAAGAAGGAATATTTTGATCTGTCTACTGAATCTGAAGATATTCAATTACATAGATTGACAGCTAAGACTATGGAGGAAGAGAGAGAGATTTTAAGGGAGTCCTTCAATTTACAATTGAACTATTTGGATATCTGCAAAGAGTTAGAGCAAGTAGATATTCCAGAAGGTGAGATTTCTTTAGTCCAGGTTCCAGAAAAAGAGTGGCAGATACCAGCAATTAAAGTTAATTCCATCGACAAAGAGTTTGCCAAGCGCTTGGTTGACAAATCTATTGAAGTAGAGCAAGGAAGGGAAGTTGCAGCAATTGGAGAGATTATCGATGGTCATATTATCCAAAAAGGAGAGATAGTTGTTGGTGGTATGGGTTATGTTCCTTCTAGGATGTTAGCTTCTAGTTATACTGATATTTCAGGCATTTCTTTAAAAGAGGCTTATACAGATATCATTCCTCATAATATTGCAATTGTACATACTCATCCTGGTGGAACTGGAGTAATGCATATGGGTGATGCTATGGCTGGACCAGGAAGTTGGGGAAGACCAGTAATAGCTATCGGTCATGATAAGGATGGGGTCATTAAGGGTGCTACTGTAATTGAGTTAAGAGAAGAGGTGGCTAAGTTAGCCGATGAATATGAAGAGGTGGGTCAAAACTACTATAATGCTCAAACTCCAGAAGAAGAGGCAGAGATTAGAAAAAGGCGTTTTGGAATTGCTCAAGAGTATACAGATTTATGTAAACCATTGGAATTGAAGTAA
- the ftsY gene encoding signal recognition particle-docking protein FtsY: MLKKIFGFAKRKDKKEEELQEVTKVEELDQLKEEEEKVQELEITDEINDKKEEVEAKIVENEVEEPQQEEKVGFFGRLKKGLSKTRNGFVVQVENLFSKFTSIDEELFEELEEILIQADVGVHTTMNLVDDLRERAKEEKIKEPKDLTELFKDQLVEILSKGEEKEESEQPTILMVVGVNGAGKTTTIGKIAQRTKEAGMKVLLGAGDTFRAAAIDQLKVWSSRVGVDIIAHQEGADSAAVAYDAVQAAKSRGVDLLIVDTAGRLHTQSNLMQELEKVKRVITREAGEMKVEVLLVLDATTGQNAVNQAKLFNDAVAVDGIALTKLDGTAKGGVVIAIKEELGIPIKLIGVGESAEDLQDFEAESFIEALFSQ, from the coding sequence ATGTTAAAGAAGATTTTTGGGTTTGCTAAAAGAAAGGATAAGAAAGAAGAGGAGCTACAAGAGGTTACTAAAGTTGAAGAACTTGATCAGCTTAAAGAAGAGGAAGAGAAGGTTCAAGAGCTAGAGATTACAGACGAAATTAATGATAAGAAAGAAGAAGTTGAAGCTAAGATAGTTGAGAATGAAGTAGAAGAGCCCCAACAAGAAGAGAAGGTGGGTTTCTTTGGTAGGTTAAAGAAAGGGTTAAGTAAGACTAGAAATGGTTTTGTGGTACAGGTAGAGAACCTTTTTAGCAAATTTACTAGTATTGATGAAGAATTATTTGAAGAGTTAGAGGAAATCTTAATTCAGGCAGATGTTGGTGTACATACTACAATGAACTTGGTAGATGACTTAAGAGAAAGAGCTAAAGAGGAGAAGATAAAAGAGCCTAAAGATTTGACTGAGTTATTTAAGGATCAATTAGTTGAGATATTAAGCAAAGGTGAAGAAAAAGAAGAGAGTGAGCAACCTACAATCCTAATGGTAGTAGGAGTAAATGGTGCTGGAAAGACTACAACTATTGGTAAGATAGCTCAGAGAACAAAAGAGGCAGGTATGAAGGTCTTATTGGGGGCTGGAGATACCTTTAGAGCTGCTGCTATTGATCAATTAAAGGTTTGGAGTTCTCGAGTGGGGGTAGATATTATTGCTCATCAAGAAGGGGCAGATTCAGCAGCTGTAGCCTATGATGCTGTGCAGGCAGCCAAGTCTAGAGGTGTAGATTTATTGATTGTTGATACTGCTGGTAGATTACATACTCAATCTAACTTGATGCAAGAGTTAGAGAAGGTTAAGAGAGTAATCACTCGTGAAGCTGGAGAGATGAAGGTAGAGGTATTATTAGTATTAGATGCAACTACTGGTCAAAATGCAGTTAATCAAGCTAAATTATTCAATGATGCAGTAGCAGTAGATGGTATAGCTCTAACTAAATTAGATGGGACAGCTAAAGGTGGAGTTGTGATTGCAATCAAAGAGGAATTAGGAATTCCTATCAAATTAATTGGTGTTGGAGAATCTGCTGAAGATTTACAAGACTTTGAAGCAGAATCATTTATTGAAGCACTATTTAGCCAGTAA
- the ylxM gene encoding YlxM family DNA-binding protein gives MILLLNIDKVVRVARLFSFYAPLLTERQQEFIRLYYHHDLSLGEIAEQQGISRQAVYDNLKRSEESLEDYEGKLQLLKYYDSIRDELDKLNNIVDNIEPRLEEDDVRELKDVLARLQAYQEGELM, from the coding sequence GTGATTTTGTTGTTAAATATAGATAAGGTTGTTAGAGTGGCCAGATTATTCAGTTTTTATGCACCACTTTTGACTGAAAGGCAGCAGGAGTTCATTAGATTATATTATCACCATGATTTATCTTTAGGTGAGATAGCTGAGCAACAAGGAATCAGTCGCCAAGCGGTTTATGATAATTTAAAGCGTTCAGAAGAGTCTTTAGAGGACTATGAAGGAAAATTACAGTTACTTAAATATTATGATAGTATTCGAGATGAACTTGATAAATTAAATAACATAGTAGATAATATAGAACCCAGATTGGAAGAAGATGATGTAAGAGAGTTAAAAGATGTTTTGGCTAGATTGCAAGCCTACCAAGAGGGGGAATTGATGTGA
- the ffh gene encoding signal recognition particle protein: protein MIFEGLADKLQGAFNKLKGKGKLSEKDVKTALREVKLALLEADVNFKVVKKFIKKIEERAVGHEVLTSLTPAQQVIKIVNEELTELMGGTQSKITFASNPPTIIMMAGLQGAGKTTTVGKLAKLLKSQGKNPLLVAADIYRPAAIKQLQVLGEKVEQPVFTMGDKQDPVDIAKAAISHAESNNNDVVIVDTAGRLHIDEALMDELKNVKKAVKPHEILLVVDSMTGQDAVNVAKNFDEALGIDGVVLTKLDGDARGGAALSISSVTGKPIKFGGFGEKLEDLRPFYPDRMASRILGMGDVLTLIEKAEAQFDEKKARELEEKLRKQEFTFEDFLDQMKQVRNMGPLDEILGMIPGVGKQLKGIQVDERELDKIEAIINSMTIEERRNPELIKGSRRRRIANGSGTTVQDVNRLLKQFQQTRKMMRQMGEMSKGLGSGKMKGKFKLPFM from the coding sequence GTGATTTTTGAAGGATTAGCAGATAAGCTACAAGGAGCGTTTAATAAATTAAAAGGAAAAGGTAAGTTATCAGAAAAGGATGTTAAGACAGCTTTAAGGGAAGTAAAACTAGCTTTATTAGAGGCTGATGTAAACTTTAAGGTCGTTAAAAAGTTTATTAAAAAGATTGAAGAGAGGGCTGTAGGGCATGAAGTATTAACTAGTTTGACTCCAGCTCAACAGGTAATTAAGATAGTTAATGAAGAGTTAACAGAGTTGATGGGAGGAACTCAAAGTAAGATAACTTTTGCTTCTAATCCTCCAACAATTATTATGATGGCTGGTTTGCAAGGTGCTGGTAAGACGACCACTGTTGGTAAACTAGCTAAATTGTTAAAGTCTCAAGGAAAGAATCCTCTGCTAGTAGCTGCCGATATCTATCGACCAGCTGCAATCAAGCAGTTACAAGTATTAGGTGAGAAAGTAGAACAGCCAGTATTCACTATGGGGGATAAGCAAGACCCTGTTGATATTGCTAAAGCTGCAATTAGCCATGCTGAATCAAATAATAATGATGTAGTGATTGTTGATACCGCTGGACGTTTGCATATAGATGAAGCTTTAATGGATGAACTAAAGAATGTTAAGAAGGCTGTAAAACCCCATGAAATATTGTTGGTTGTAGATTCTATGACTGGGCAAGATGCTGTTAATGTTGCTAAAAACTTTGATGAGGCTTTAGGTATTGATGGTGTTGTTTTAACTAAATTGGATGGTGACGCCCGTGGTGGTGCTGCCTTATCTATTAGTTCAGTAACAGGAAAGCCGATTAAATTTGGAGGTTTTGGAGAGAAATTAGAAGACTTAAGACCTTTTTATCCAGATCGTATGGCCTCTAGAATTTTGGGGATGGGTGATGTTTTAACTCTAATTGAGAAGGCTGAAGCTCAATTTGACGAGAAGAAGGCTAGAGAATTAGAGGAGAAGTTAAGAAAACAAGAGTTTACCTTTGAGGATTTCTTAGATCAGATGAAACAGGTAAGGAATATGGGACCTCTTGATGAGATATTAGGTATGATTCCTGGTGTTGGCAAACAACTAAAAGGAATTCAAGTTGATGAAAGAGAGTTAGATAAAATTGAAGCGATTATTAATTCTATGACAATAGAAGAACGTCGCAACCCTGAATTAATTAAAGGTAGTCGTCGCCGTAGAATTGCTAATGGAAGTGGAACAACAGTCCAAGATGTTAATCGTTTATTAAAGCAGTTCCAACAGACTAGAAAGATGATGAGACAGATGGGTGAGATGAGTAAGGGGCTAGGTTCAGGCAAGATGAAAGGTAAGTTTAAGCTACCTTTTATGTAA
- the rpsP gene encoding 30S ribosomal protein S16 — MAVKIRLKRMGSKRNPFYRLVVADSRKPRDGRFIEELGYYNPTTDPETVKVNEEAALNWLSNGAQPSDTVRNILSRQGIMKKFDEMKRK, encoded by the coding sequence ATGGCAGTTAAAATTAGATTAAAAAGAATGGGTTCTAAAAGAAATCCTTTTTATAGATTAGTTGTTGCTGATTCTCGTAAGCCTAGAGATGGAAGATTTATCGAAGAGCTTGGATACTACAACCCTACAACTGATCCAGAAACAGTTAAAGTTAATGAAGAGGCTGCACTAAATTGGTTAAGCAATGGAGCACAACCTTCTGATACTGTAAGAAATATTTTAAGTCGTCAAGGGATCATGAAAAAGTTTGACGAAATGAAGAGAAAATAA
- a CDS encoding KH domain-containing protein — MKEVLRTIVKHIVDNPEEILINQKEEGQSIILELKVADDDMGKVIGKSGRVAKAIRTVIGAAATKIDKQVLVKIID; from the coding sequence TTGAAAGAGGTATTGCGAACAATCGTTAAACATATTGTGGACAATCCTGAAGAGATTCTAATAAATCAAAAAGAAGAGGGTCAATCTATAATCTTAGAACTAAAGGTTGCCGACGATGATATGGGTAAAGTGATTGGTAAAAGTGGAAGAGTTGCCAAAGCTATTAGAACTGTCATTGGTGCTGCAGCAACTAAAATTGATAAACAAGTTTTAGTAAAAATTATAGATTGA
- the rimM gene encoding ribosome maturation factor RimM (Essential for efficient processing of 16S rRNA), which produces MTEKLITIGEIIRHQGNKGEVRVKPLTDFPERFELLDSVYLVKNRIKKEVYIEDVWYHKQFIILKFEGFDGISEAIDHKGYLVQIAEEEKMELEEDNYYVDEIIGVEVYTEAGEYLGIIQEVLETGANDVYIVNNDGEELLLPAIKDVILNVDLNAQKMEVKLLPGLR; this is translated from the coding sequence ATGACTGAGAAATTAATCACTATAGGAGAGATTATTCGCCATCAGGGAAATAAAGGAGAAGTTAGAGTTAAGCCTTTAACTGATTTTCCTGAGAGGTTTGAATTATTAGATAGCGTCTATTTAGTTAAGAATAGGATCAAAAAAGAGGTTTATATAGAAGATGTCTGGTATCATAAACAGTTTATTATTTTAAAGTTTGAAGGTTTTGATGGAATTTCTGAAGCTATTGACCATAAAGGCTATTTAGTTCAGATAGCTGAAGAAGAGAAGATGGAGTTAGAAGAAGATAATTATTATGTAGATGAGATTATAGGGGTAGAGGTCTATACTGAAGCTGGAGAGTATTTAGGAATTATCCAAGAGGTTTTAGAGACTGGTGCTAATGATGTTTATATAGTTAATAATGATGGAGAAGAGTTATTATTACCTGCAATTAAAGATGTTATTTTAAATGTTGATTTAAATGCACAGAAGATGGAGGTAAAACTATTACCGGGATTGAGGTAA
- the trmD gene encoding tRNA (guanosine(37)-N1)-methyltransferase TrmD, translating into MKFEILTLFPEMFEGVLGSSILNKAQERDLINVDTINIRDYATDKHKQADDYPYGGGAGMVMKPEPIFRAIEDLSIGENVPVIFLTPQGKTFNQKMAKDFAKKERLVLLCGHYEGVDQRVRDELVTHEVSIGDFVLTGGELPAMILVDAISRMVSGVLGSDESYIEDSFYHGILDYPQYTRPQEFRGLEVPSILLSGNHAKIARWRRKEALKKTLVRRADLLEEVKLSLEDQEILTEIKEELKKEG; encoded by the coding sequence ATGAAGTTTGAGATTTTGACATTATTTCCTGAAATGTTCGAAGGTGTTTTAGGGAGTAGTATTTTAAATAAAGCACAAGAGAGAGATTTGATTAATGTAGATACTATCAATATTCGCGATTATGCCACTGATAAACATAAGCAAGCTGATGACTACCCTTATGGTGGTGGAGCAGGAATGGTGATGAAACCAGAACCTATCTTTAGAGCTATTGAAGATTTGAGTATAGGTGAAAATGTTCCTGTTATCTTCTTAACACCTCAAGGCAAGACCTTTAATCAGAAGATGGCAAAGGACTTTGCTAAGAAGGAAAGGTTGGTCTTGTTATGCGGTCATTATGAAGGGGTTGACCAGAGGGTGAGAGATGAGCTAGTTACCCATGAGGTATCTATAGGTGATTTTGTTCTAACAGGTGGAGAGTTGCCTGCTATGATTTTGGTCGATGCTATCTCTAGAATGGTATCGGGGGTACTAGGAAGTGATGAGTCTTATATCGAAGATTCTTTCTATCACGGGATATTGGATTATCCTCAATATACTCGACCACAGGAGTTTAGGGGTTTAGAAGTACCCAGTATATTGTTAAGTGGTAACCATGCTAAGATTGCTCGTTGGAGAAGAAAAGAGGCTTTAAAGAAGACTTTAGTAAGAAGAGCAGACCTATTAGAAGAGGTTAAGTTATCTTTAGAAGACCAAGAAATATTAACAGAAATAAAAGAAGAATTGAAGAAGGAGGGGTAA
- a CDS encoding RNA methyltransferase: MGEPRFYLALLHNPVYNKRMEVITTTVTNFDLHDIARSSKTYDVNKYYIVNHLESQQSLVARMKEYWSGDFGAEYNPDRKEAFSILDIKAELADVVADIKDIEGEEPILVTTDARTYPNTITYKALREKIHSGDKPYLVLLGTGWGLTKEVMNSTEYILEPIYGRGDYNHLSVRSAAAIILDRLLGESWWG, encoded by the coding sequence ATGGGAGAGCCTAGATTTTATCTAGCACTATTACATAACCCCGTTTATAATAAGCGGATGGAAGTTATTACTACAACTGTTACCAACTTTGACTTACATGATATTGCCCGTTCTAGTAAAACCTATGATGTAAATAAATACTATATTGTTAACCATTTAGAATCACAACAGAGCTTAGTAGCTAGAATGAAGGAGTATTGGTCAGGTGATTTTGGGGCAGAATATAATCCAGATAGGAAAGAGGCCTTTAGTATACTTGATATTAAGGCGGAATTAGCAGATGTTGTAGCTGATATCAAGGATATAGAAGGAGAAGAACCTATCTTGGTAACTACTGATGCTAGAACTTATCCTAATACGATAACTTATAAAGCTTTAAGAGAGAAGATACATAGTGGTGATAAACCTTATTTAGTCTTATTAGGGACGGGATGGGGTTTGACCAAAGAGGTCATGAACTCCACAGAATACATCTTAGAGCCGATTTATGGTAGAGGGGACTATAACCACTTATCCGTAAGAAGTGCTGCAGCCATTATCTTGGACAGACTATTAGGTGAAAGCTGGTGGGGATGA
- the rplS gene encoding 50S ribosomal protein L19: MNIIDTIESQQLKNDIPEFNSGDTVKVHVKVQEGGKERIQIFQGIVIKKQGGGIRETFTVRKISFGVGVERVFPVHSPKIAKIEVVRRGDVNRAKLYYLRERRGKAAQVKEKRF, encoded by the coding sequence ATGAACATAATTGATACTATTGAAAGCCAACAATTAAAGAATGATATCCCTGAATTTAACTCTGGTGATACTGTTAAGGTACACGTGAAGGTTCAGGAAGGCGGGAAAGAGAGAATCCAAATTTTCCAAGGAATCGTTATTAAAAAGCAAGGTGGAGGAATCAGAGAGACTTTCACTGTAAGAAAGATTTCTTTTGGAGTTGGAGTTGAACGTGTTTTCCCAGTACATTCTCCAAAAATTGCTAAGATTGAAGTTGTAAGACGTGGAGATGTAAATAGAGCTAAATTATATTACCTAAGAGAACGTAGAGGTAAGGCTGCTCAAGTAAAAGAAAAGAGATTCTAA
- the lepB gene encoding signal peptidase I: protein MFKEYLQSIIVALLISFFIITFVVQAFYIPSGSMLPTLKPGDRIFANKFIYRFREPKRQEIIVFKWPVNPKRRFIKRLIGLPGDEVKIVEGQVYINDKPLEEDYTLERSYTDFPEVKVPKGHYFMLGDNRNNSEDSRFWGFVPRKNILGKAFVIFWPLDRMGLIREGN from the coding sequence TTGTTTAAAGAGTACTTACAATCAATAATAGTTGCTCTTCTAATTTCATTTTTTATCATTACTTTTGTGGTACAGGCCTTTTATATTCCATCGGGTTCGATGTTACCAACTTTAAAGCCTGGTGATAGAATCTTTGCTAATAAATTTATCTATAGATTTCGTGAACCTAAAAGGCAAGAGATAATTGTCTTTAAATGGCCAGTCAATCCAAAGCGTAGATTTATCAAAAGGTTAATTGGTTTACCAGGTGATGAAGTAAAGATAGTTGAAGGGCAGGTATATATTAATGATAAACCTTTAGAAGAGGATTATACACTAGAGAGAAGTTATACCGATTTTCCTGAGGTTAAAGTGCCAAAAGGGCATTATTTTATGTTAGGTGATAATCGTAATAATAGTGAAGATAGTAGATTCTGGGGATTTGTTCCTCGTAAGAATATACTAGGAAAAGCATTTGTTATTTTTTGGCCTTTAGATAGAATGGGGCTAATTAGGGAGGGGAATTAA
- the ylqF gene encoding ribosome biogenesis GTPase YlqF has protein sequence MSIQWYPGHMVRAKRQVEDRLKLIDVVIELLDARIPFSSRNPDIDEILKDQKRVIVLNKIDLADPEKTKSWKRYFSNIAPTVAVNSLTGQGVTQILRLARDLMNEEFAVLKEKGRNERNIRMMIVGIPNVGKSQLINQLSNKSSAKTGNRPGVTRGQQWVKLKKGFELLDTPGILWPKFEDEQVGFRLALAGAIKETIFDSELLAYKLVELLSEVAPEKLEERFKLDHLNPDTYELVADIGRKRGCLQSGGRIDRDRTSDIIIKEFRDGKFGNLTLELPPE, from the coding sequence ATGTCAATACAATGGTATCCAGGACATATGGTAAGAGCTAAGAGGCAAGTTGAAGATAGATTAAAGTTAATAGATGTAGTAATTGAGCTATTAGATGCTAGAATTCCATTCAGTAGTAGAAATCCTGATATAGATGAGATTTTAAAAGACCAAAAACGGGTGATAGTCCTTAATAAAATTGATTTAGCCGATCCAGAGAAGACTAAAAGTTGGAAGAGGTACTTCTCTAATATTGCTCCTACAGTAGCAGTAAACTCTTTAACAGGACAAGGAGTAACTCAAATTTTGAGGTTAGCTAGGGATTTAATGAATGAAGAGTTTGCAGTTTTGAAAGAGAAGGGCAGAAATGAGCGGAATATCAGAATGATGATTGTAGGAATTCCTAATGTAGGTAAGTCCCAATTGATTAATCAATTAAGTAATAAAAGTAGTGCTAAAACTGGTAATAGACCTGGAGTTACTAGAGGTCAACAGTGGGTTAAGTTAAAGAAAGGTTTTGAATTGTTAGATACACCTGGTATCTTATGGCCTAAATTTGAAGATGAGCAGGTTGGTTTTAGATTGGCTCTTGCTGGAGCTATTAAGGAAACTATCTTTGATAGTGAATTGCTTGCTTATAAATTGGTTGAATTACTAAGTGAAGTTGCTCCAGAGAAGTTAGAGGAGAGGTTTAAACTTGATCATCTAAATCCTGATACCTATGAATTGGTAGCTGATATTGGTAGAAAGCGTGGATGCTTACAATCAGGTGGAAGAATTGATCGTGACCGAACCTCAGACATAATCATCAAAGAGTTTAGAGATGGTAAATTTGGTAATCTGACTTTAGAGTTACCACCAGAGTAA
- a CDS encoding ribonuclease HII, producing MDLSNLSIKEIKTKVDNMEEVTDELIESLALDSRKGVQRLAQQILRQQKQEEELRKKYEKMSIHERRVKEKGYQIIGGIDEAGRGPLAGPVVAAVVILPEDQSILGLDDSKKLSEKKREELFEIIQQKAIDIGVGIVDNKRIDKINILQATYQAMREAINSLENRPDYLLVDAETIPDIDIPQAGIIEGDAHSVSIAAASIVAKVTRDRLLVEYDKEYPQYKFASNKGYGTGEHIQALKRYGITPIHRTSFGIVRESMNG from the coding sequence ATGGATTTATCGAACTTAAGTATTAAAGAGATTAAAACTAAGGTAGATAACATGGAAGAGGTTACTGATGAATTGATTGAGAGTTTAGCATTAGATTCAAGAAAGGGTGTACAGCGGTTAGCTCAACAGATTCTACGCCAACAAAAACAAGAAGAAGAGCTAAGAAAGAAATATGAGAAGATGAGTATTCATGAAAGACGGGTAAAAGAGAAGGGCTATCAAATAATTGGAGGTATTGATGAGGCAGGAAGGGGACCTTTAGCAGGACCTGTGGTAGCGGCTGTAGTTATCCTGCCAGAAGATCAATCTATTTTAGGCTTAGATGACTCTAAGAAACTATCTGAGAAGAAGAGAGAAGAGCTCTTTGAGATAATCCAGCAGAAGGCAATAGATATAGGTGTGGGAATTGTTGATAATAAGAGAATTGATAAGATTAATATCTTACAGGCTACATATCAGGCAATGAGAGAAGCCATAAATAGCCTAGAGAATAGACCAGATTATTTATTGGTCGATGCTGAAACAATTCCAGATATCGATATTCCTCAAGCAGGAATTATTGAAGGTGATGCTCATAGTGTCTCTATTGCAGCAGCTTCAATTGTAGCTAAGGTAACTAGAGATAGGCTTTTAGTTGAATATGATAAAGAGTATCCCCAGTATAAATTTGCTTCAAATAAGGGTTATGGTACAGGAGAACATATTCAGGCTTTAAAGAGATATGGTATAACCCCTATACACCGTACTTCCTTTGGGATAGTCAGAGAATCCATGAATGGGTGA